AAAAGTACCGGGCCCAGCGGCAGCAGCTCCATGGCTTTTTCAACAGGATCCGTCGTTGTCCCTGCATATTCAGAGACAATAGAAACCTGCTGCCCCGTAATCCCGTTGAGCAAACTCGATTTCCCCACGTTGCGCCGCCCGAAAAGGCCAATGTGCAAACGCAGAGATTTGGGCGTGCTGCGCATCAATCCTTTTCCTTCTCCTTGCTTTCCACCTTCGGTTTATTGGTCCATGCCGCCGCTTCGGCGAGCATCAAGGCGTTGAAACCGGCAGCGGCAAGATATCCCGCTTCAATGACATGATCGCGAAGGGATACGCCCTTTTCCGCAGCGTCCTTCACCGCCTTATGGGCGCCTTCATAGCCCAGCACAGGAAGCAATATGGACGCCGTGGACAGCGCGACCTCCGCCTGTTCTTTACAGCGATCTTCATTGGCGGTAATGCCCTGCACACAGCGGGTGCGCAGCGTCTGACATGCCTGCACGAGCAGATCGATGCCATAGAGCAGACAATCCGCCGTTAAGGGCAAGAAGGCGTTCAGTTCTAAATCGCCCCGTGCACAGGCCTGCGTAATGGTGAGATCATAACCCATGATCAGAAAAGCCACTTGACTGACCGCTTCCGGGATAACGGGGTTTACCTTGCCCGGCATAATGGACGAACCTGCCTGCATGGGCGGCAAGTTAATTTCGCCAATGCCCGTATTAGGACCGGAGGACATGACCCGCAAATCGGTGGCGATCTTGAGCAAGGAGGAGGCACAGGTCTTTAACAGCCCCGACACCTCAATGAAAGCATCGGCGTTTTGCGTGGCGTCAACAAGGTTTTCCGCTTGACTAAATTCGAGGCCGCTCAATTCTTTCAGGTGATCCACAACCTGGGCGAGATAAGGCGGCGGCGCGCCGAAACCTGTGCCGATAGCGGTACCCCCAAGATTGACAGACAACAGCGCCGCTTCCGCAGCCCCCATACGCTGACAATCGCGCTGCACCACCGCAGCAAAAGCGCCCATTGTTTGTCCCAGCGTGGTAAGCACGGCATCTTGGAACTCGGTACGTCCCATCTTAATGATCCCGTCGAACTGCTGCGCCTTCTCGCAAAAAGCATCGTGGAGCATCTTCAATTGCCCTTCAAGGCGATGGATCAAGCGGATGACGGCAAGTTTCAAGGCGGTGGGGAAGGTATCGTTCGTCGATTGATGCCGATTAATATCTTCCAAGGGGGAAACCAGATCATAACGGCCCGGCGCTTTCTCAAGAAGCTGCAGCGCCCGATTGGCGATGATTTCATTCACATTCATGTTCGTGCTGGTGCCTGCGCCGCCCTGCAGGGCGTCCACAATAACGTGCTCGCTCAACAATCCCGAAGCCACTTCCGAACAAGCGCGAATAATCGCCTCGCTCTTTTCGGGCGCATCCTGCCAGACGCCGATCTGCTGATTGGCGCGGGCACAAGCTTCTTTAACCACGCCAAAGGCGATGATGAGTTCGGGATGAACGGGACGCTTCGCCAACACAAAATTTTGACGCGCCCGTTCCGTATGAATCCCATACAGGGCTTCTGCGGGAACGGGAAGTTCTCCGAGACTGTCTTTTTCAAGACGATGGGTCGCGCTGTTTACTGCGTCTTTATTTGCTTTCATGACTTTACTTTCTCTTTGAGTTCCGATTAAAAGGCGGCACGTCAACACTGCCGGGATGACGGCACACAAAAGATGAGGCCTTGGTACAGACCGCCGCACGGACAAAAGACTCCCGGAATACTGCCTGCGCGACTGATGAATGTAACAGCTGTTCACGCGTCTATCCCACAGTCTTTTCAAAGGGGGCGGCTTTTCTCAGCCTAAAAGCAGCCGGAGGAAAACGCGTTAACCGTGTTAAGAGAATTATACGCCAATTCTACCCTCTGATACACCTGTATCCGCTGAAAATTTCTTTGCCACAGCGGAATGGGCTGCCCGCAACACCGCTCGAGCGAAGCGGGAAAAGCGATTAGCGTACGGAACGGCTGCTGCGTTTATAGCCCGTATGCAGAAAAATCGTTTGAGAAAAACGATGAATATCCAAGGGCCCCCCTTGCGCGGAGGATTCATCTACCACCCAAAAACAGAGATCAAGAGAAACGGGCGAACGGGGCTGCAGCGGCGATCCTAAATCGTAAAACTGTCGATCCTCCATCATGACGGAAAGGGCATGATTCATGGCTTGCGGGTTAGACTGCACCTCATTGCCGATAATAAGACTGCTCAGCACCTGATAAGCGCCGGCGCCTTGTGCTTGTGCCATGGGGAAATCCAAATCATAGAGCGTGTTAAAGGTGGTCTTACGCTTGCCTCTTTCTTCCACCGCATATTTTAAGATGGGATCAAAATATCGGTAGTCGGCAGCACTGTTGAATAGATACGGATTCGGACCTGCCACAGGGACAAATTGTCCATCCTCGGTGATGATACGCTGCCCCGTTGCCGGATCAAGCAGAAAACTCATCATCACGAAATCCCGTGCCACCACATAGTCCCACAAAAACCGGCGATTCTCATCTTTTTCCTCATTCGGAAATTTAAGTCCCGAAGGTTTTTTGTGGTCAAACCAGAATCGATCCACATTCTCTGACCACCAAAGATTGCATAGATCCCAAGGTACAGAAGGGATTCCCGGACCTTGAAGCAATTGGATCCAATAGTGATTTTTTTCAGACTGTTCGATAAGCCGCTGCGTGGCAGCGGGAATACCAACCGTTAGCTGATCCATGCTATCGATGAGCGCCCACAGATATCGGGATAACAGGGGGAATTCTTGGCTAGAGGCACTTGAAGCATCGTTGAGCAATGTTTCAATACGGGACTGCGGCATATGGGATGCCAAAACAGGTTCCTTCAACCGCTCATCCTCGAGAACTCTATTGATCCACGGAAAATTATTGAGATTGGAAATACCGTCTTCGTAAACGCGAAGAAGGAGCCCGTAAATGATTTCCACTTCCAATTCGATATAGTCGCCGGTCAGATTATAATAAGCCCCCAGATCATAATAGCCCGGTGCAGCGGGGTTAGGCTGCGCCAGATACGACCAAGGCCGAAACAAGGTTATCTGTTCCCCGCGCTCGCTGGTTGGATCCATACGCGACGTATCCGGATGCACCACATAGCTTAGCCTTCCAAGCTCATTGTCCGACGAAATACCGACCATGGAAAAGCCGTAAGGCTCCCCATAAAACTTGAAGCCATCGGGATTGTTAGAGTACGAGAAACTACGCCTTACATCCCGTTCAATAACAGCAAAAACAGCTTGTGCATTTTCATAGACATCCATGGTGCGGTAGGAGCGCCGTACCGTATTGGTCACGCTCGTGAAAATGGTCAAGACGCTGCCGATCACCGCGACAAATATAGCCATCGACACCAGCAATTCCAAAAGGGTGAAGCCGTGCCGTGATTTATAGTTGTACTCAACGATCGGTGACATAAGTCGTGTAGTACTCCATCCGGTTATCCCATAGACGCAAGCCTAGGGTGACACGATACAATCCTCGGTTATATTCGCCCATGGAATGACAGGAAACGACCTGAGCTTGAATAAACTCCGATTCAAAGTGCTGCTCAGGGTTGACGAAAACAAGCTTGTTGTCGGCAAGCCAGTCAAAAAAGTTTTGGTTTGCATCGCTCGCTTTGATTTGGTTTAATTCAGTCTGCGCTGTCTTGCCCGCCACGCTGCGCAGATTATTGACGCGTTGTCTCTCCAAGGTCATGGGAAAGATCAGCAAAATGGACACGATACCGACGGCGACAATGACCAACGCCACCAGCACTTCCACCAAGCTGAAACCGCCGCGATTTGTGTTTTTCATGGTTACCGTGTTCATGATCCTAAATTCACTGCCCCCGTAGATTGATTGATTTCAATATAAATGCCCACAGGCAGATACTTATCCTCTCCGATCACCATCACGCGATCCTCCACCATCGCATCAGGTTCGGGCCCCACCAACATACGATAGCGCTCTTGATTAATTCGGCTTTTCAGACTTCCATCAGGCTTAAAAACATGGGCCATATGGGGGCGTATCAAGTCCCGTTGAATGTCCCACTCTCCCGATTCGAGCAGTTCTATGGACAACGGATAGGTGTACACCTGCGATATGCCGATTTGCGCCAGCCCCGAGCGAAACGGTCCCGTCGATCCGTCCCGCATCCACCGATCCATCTGCTGATTATAGTCCATCAGCATATCTCGTTTCTCCGGCGAATAATCATGTATCAGCCCCCAATCCATCTGATACACGGGCTCGGCGGCAAAAGTTAGTTCTTTCAATTCCTCTCCCTCTCCCTCGCCCTCGTCCTCAGGGTGAAGTATAGCCTCAAGCTCATACTCTGGTATTGGAAGGAAGAGCAAGAGACTATAGCCGTCGGGAAGGGGTTTTGGATCGCCCTCACCGCCGATAGGCACGAAGGTTCCGATTGCATCCCAAGACACAAGCTCCGCGCTTTGCGCGTTCATATCCCTGCCCACAATTACATCGTCGGGAAAATTGGGCCGCGCGTTAAAAGCATCGGGGATACGATACATTAAAGTGGCTGAACGGATGCTGCGCAGCGTCAAGGGCGCGTTTCCATCTGTCCGGATACTGTCCTCGATAACATTCGGGTGAGGAACGCCGTTAGCGTCGAGATTAACGGCATTGTCCAAACTATAAACGACGGCGGTTTCTACATTATAGGCCATCGCATAGACCCGTGCCGCCCGAAGCATGGTGTAAATGATCCGTGCTGTAGCGCGTACATCGTCTTTTGCGAAAAAAGTCGTTGCGAGAAGACCGATGCCCGTCAAAATACCGATAATCGTTATAACGACGAGCAATTCCACCAAGGTAAATCCCGGTCTTTTTCGAAGGGGCTTCTTGTATGGAAAGGCTTTAGATCTCACGGGTTACATCATCCTATTTCTGCAGCCAACAAAAGGCGGCACCGCTTTCGGCGCGCGCCACAGATTCTAACTCATAGACTGCGGCAAGAATCATCGTTGCGGCCGCAGGCTTCGACACGGCATGGCAGGTAATAACATCCTGCCATGCCGCCCCAAAAAAAGAATCTTATTGATAGAAGCGCTGCCAGCTCGTGCCGCTATCCCAGTTGTTAATATCGTCGCCGCCGCCAATAGAACCATCTTCATCTACATTGTACCAACCGTTGTCAGCATCCAATGGATCTTCTGCATAAACACCACGGTATAACATCTGGCTGTTCATGTTGTTATTGCCATAGGACCAGATATAGAAGGGTTTATTGGCTTCCGCAGGCAGACCGACACGGCTCGGCCATGTCTCATAGTCTTCAATGATGCCGGCAAAGACGTCTGCGATAAGGTCTTCGCGCACACCGCCTCTGAGCATGTACTCATCTTTCTTTACAGCGAAGTTGCTGGCTCCTGAGCCTGACGAAGCCTCTACACTAAAAATACGGAAAGGAATGGGCCAACGTTTGGGACTAACCAGACCGACTGTGGAAAAACGCCACGGACCCGGCCATATACGATAGACCTGACCCCAAGGATCTAATCCGACATCCATATAATTTGTGCCCAATTTCGCGAGCAGATCATGCTGCATAAAAGCTTGAACGTCAGACCCGGCACTGGAACGCAGACAATCACGGCCCATCCGAATCAGATCATAGGTAAGTCGGGTATAGAGATCAAGTGCCTTCTCGAACATTTCCGGATTGAAAAGGTTTGGATTGTCGGTCGTTGTGGGCCAAAAACCGGCTTCTGTAACCGCACTTTTTGCAAACAATTGGGTAAGATTGCCGCGCCCGGCATCGGTAAGAATAGCGGTCAAAGACAGCTGCATGCCGTTTACTTCAGAGACTGCCCGCGTCAGCCGTGCACGGGAAATGTATCTCACCACGTTGGGCACGACAATGGACGCGAGAATGGCGATAATCGCCATAACCACGAGCAATTCCACGAGAGTGAAACCTCTTTTACCTTTCATTACTTGTCCTCCTTTGACCGCCATCACGTTAAGCGGTTCATTAAGAATACCTGTCCAATTATTGTTCTTTATTTCAGTTATATTGCGGATACAGCACTCACTTTACAGTCACTGTAGCGCGCAGTACCTGCCTTATAAGTGTACCGCATTACGGGCTTAAAATGTGAACTAACTTCACAATAATCTTGATGTTCGGTTTCTTGTCATGTTCCTGAAATGGCATCGCCCAGCGAGAAAATGGGCAAATACAGCGAAATAACGATAAAACCGATTATACCGCCAAGAACAATGATAATCATGGGCTCCATCAACGAGAGCATATTTTCAACAGCCGCCTCAACTTCAGCATCATAAATATCGGCCACCTTGGAAAGCATGGCGTCCAAAGCGCCCGTCTCTTCGCCCACGTCAATCATGTTGACCACCATGGCGGGGAAGACCTTGCTTTCATCCAAGGGCGCGGCAATGGTACAGCCGTCCTGTACGCTGTCATAGACATTGTCCACCGTGTTTTGGATCACTTCGTTGGCAATGGTTTCGCGCGTAATTTTCAACGCCTGCAAGATGGGCACGCCCGAGGTAATCAAGGTACCCAGCGTACGTGAAAAGCGCGCCACAGCAACCTTGACAATCAAGTCCCCCACAAGGGGCACGCGCAGAATGACGCGGTCAAAGACGCGCTTCACCTGCTTTGATTTTGTCATGAGTTTAATACCGATGGTGATCCAACAAAAGATGGTGACGACAATCCACCACTTGTAGAGCACAAAGTCACCGGCATTCACGAGGAATTGGGCGGGCGCGGGCAGTTCCGCGCCAAACTCGGTAAAAATCTCCGCGAAGACGGGCACCACTTTCGCAAGCAAGAAGGTCACAATACCCATGGCGATGACGATCACCGCCACCGGATAGATCATGGCGCTTTGTACGCGCCGTTTCAGCGCCTGCCGCCGTTCCATGAATATGGCAAGACGCTGGAGTACTTCTTCCAACATACCGCCCACTTCACCGGCGCGCACCATGTTCACATAGAGCCGGTCAAATT
This genomic window from Candidatus Hydrogenedentota bacterium contains:
- a CDS encoding prepilin-type N-terminal cleavage/methylation domain-containing protein; the encoded protein is MKNTNRGGFSLVEVLVALVIVAVGIVSILLIFPMTLERQRVNNLRSVAGKTAQTELNQIKASDANQNFFDWLADNKLVFVNPEQHFESEFIQAQVVSCHSMGEYNRGLYRVTLGLRLWDNRMEYYTTYVTDR
- a CDS encoding prepilin-type N-terminal cleavage/methylation domain-containing protein, with the protein product MKGKRGFTLVELLVVMAIIAILASIVVPNVVRYISRARLTRAVSEVNGMQLSLTAILTDAGRGNLTQLFAKSAVTEAGFWPTTTDNPNLFNPEMFEKALDLYTRLTYDLIRMGRDCLRSSAGSDVQAFMQHDLLAKLGTNYMDVGLDPWGQVYRIWPGPWRFSTVGLVSPKRWPIPFRIFSVEASSGSGASNFAVKKDEYMLRGGVREDLIADVFAGIIEDYETWPSRVGLPAEANKPFYIWSYGNNNMNSQMLYRGVYAEDPLDADNGWYNVDEDGSIGGGDDINNWDSGTSWQRFYQ
- a CDS encoding aspartate ammonia-lyase, with product MKANKDAVNSATHRLEKDSLGELPVPAEALYGIHTERARQNFVLAKRPVHPELIIAFGVVKEACARANQQIGVWQDAPEKSEAIIRACSEVASGLLSEHVIVDALQGGAGTSTNMNVNEIIANRALQLLEKAPGRYDLVSPLEDINRHQSTNDTFPTALKLAVIRLIHRLEGQLKMLHDAFCEKAQQFDGIIKMGRTEFQDAVLTTLGQTMGAFAAVVQRDCQRMGAAEAALLSVNLGGTAIGTGFGAPPPYLAQVVDHLKELSGLEFSQAENLVDATQNADAFIEVSGLLKTCASSLLKIATDLRVMSSGPNTGIGEINLPPMQAGSSIMPGKVNPVIPEAVSQVAFLIMGYDLTITQACARGDLELNAFLPLTADCLLYGIDLLVQACQTLRTRCVQGITANEDRCKEQAEVALSTASILLPVLGYEGAHKAVKDAAEKGVSLRDHVIEAGYLAAAGFNALMLAEAAAWTNKPKVESKEKEKD
- a CDS encoding prepilin-type N-terminal cleavage/methylation domain-containing protein, producing the protein MRSKAFPYKKPLRKRPGFTLVELLVVITIIGILTGIGLLATTFFAKDDVRATARIIYTMLRAARVYAMAYNVETAVVYSLDNAVNLDANGVPHPNVIEDSIRTDGNAPLTLRSIRSATLMYRIPDAFNARPNFPDDVIVGRDMNAQSAELVSWDAIGTFVPIGGEGDPKPLPDGYSLLLFLPIPEYELEAILHPEDEGEGEGEELKELTFAAEPVYQMDWGLIHDYSPEKRDMLMDYNQQMDRWMRDGSTGPFRSGLAQIGISQVYTYPLSIELLESGEWDIQRDLIRPHMAHVFKPDGSLKSRINQERYRMLVGPEPDAMVEDRVMVIGEDKYLPVGIYIEINQSTGAVNLGS
- a CDS encoding prepilin-type N-terminal cleavage/methylation domain-containing protein, which produces MSPIVEYNYKSRHGFTLLELLVSMAIFVAVIGSVLTIFTSVTNTVRRSYRTMDVYENAQAVFAVIERDVRRSFSYSNNPDGFKFYGEPYGFSMVGISSDNELGRLSYVVHPDTSRMDPTSERGEQITLFRPWSYLAQPNPAAPGYYDLGAYYNLTGDYIELEVEIIYGLLLRVYEDGISNLNNFPWINRVLEDERLKEPVLASHMPQSRIETLLNDASSASSQEFPLLSRYLWALIDSMDQLTVGIPAATQRLIEQSEKNHYWIQLLQGPGIPSVPWDLCNLWWSENVDRFWFDHKKPSGLKFPNEEKDENRRFLWDYVVARDFVMMSFLLDPATGQRIITEDGQFVPVAGPNPYLFNSAADYRYFDPILKYAVEERGKRKTTFNTLYDLDFPMAQAQGAGAYQVLSSLIIGNEVQSNPQAMNHALSVMMEDRQFYDLGSPLQPRSPVSLDLCFWVVDESSAQGGPLDIHRFSQTIFLHTGYKRSSRSVR
- the gspF gene encoding type II secretion system inner membrane protein GspF; the protein is MPKYAYRALNREGKQQFGIIMADTQALALNDVRSLGLFPTHIKEATRADERRALRQGKGGMNEFYFGGVKAKEIVVMTRQLSTLIDAGLPLLRCINVLIAQLKASKMRDILREVSADIQGGATFAEALTKHPKQFDRLYVNMVRAGEVGGMLEEVLQRLAIFMERRQALKRRVQSAMIYPVAVIVIAMGIVTFLLAKVVPVFAEIFTEFGAELPAPAQFLVNAGDFVLYKWWIVVTIFCWITIGIKLMTKSKQVKRVFDRVILRVPLVGDLIVKVAVARFSRTLGTLITSGVPILQALKITRETIANEVIQNTVDNVYDSVQDGCTIAAPLDESKVFPAMVVNMIDVGEETGALDAMLSKVADIYDAEVEAAVENMLSLMEPMIIIVLGGIIGFIVISLYLPIFSLGDAISGT